The sequence below is a genomic window from Kitasatospora kifunensis.
TGTTGTGCGCCAGCAGCCCGGCCGACGGCAGCCCTCGCAGCCGCTCGGCCAGACCGACCGAGCGCAGCAGCTCCATCGAGCGAGGGTTCACCCCGCGGGTGCGCGGATGCGCCGAGAGCGCGTCGCGCTCCTCCACCACCAGGGCGGGCACCCCCTGGTGGGCCAGGAACAGCGCGGTGGACAGGCCGACCAGACTGCCTCCGACGATCAGTACGGGAACCTGCGGCTGCGCGGTCATCCGGATCTCCTATCGCGGACTGAGCGGGAGCCCGGAGGATCGGCGCCCCCGATCGCGTACCGCTCAAGTGCCGCCGCATCGAGGGGGATTCGAGGCGGCGGCGGCAGGCTGGGCCGGCTGGCCCAGCCGGGTTCCAGCGGTCGCTCCAAGAGAGGCGGGCACAGATGGCGGAGCAGGGGCAGCCGGTGCGGGTGATTCTGCGGATGGACATCGCACCGGGTCGGGAGGCGGAGTTCGAGCAGGTCTGGCTGGAGATCGGTCGGCTGATCGCGGGCCGGGCGGCCAACCGAGGGCAGATGCTGGTCCGGGCCACCGAGGAGGCGGGGCACCCGGTCGAGGGGGGCCCGGTCTACTACGTGCTCACCGACTGGGCGGACGAAGCCAGCTTCCGGGAGTTCGAACTCAGCGCCGAGCACGTGGAGCACCGGCGCCGACTGGCTCCGCTGCGCACCGGCGGGTCGATGACGGTGGCCCGTGTCGTGCACGAACTCGGTGCCCCGGAGCCGGCGCGGGGCTAAGGCCGGTCGGGCTGAGCGCCTGGACGTGGGCCTGACGCGTGGCGGGTCCCGGCCTGCTGGGGGGAGAGCAGGCCGGGACCCGGGCGTGGGGCGGGTGCGGGAGAGCGGGGATCAGACCCCGCCGTCGACGTTGAGCGTCACGCCGCTGATGTAGGAGGAGGTGTCCCCGACCAGGAAGAGGATCGCGCCGGCCACGTCCTGCGGCTGGCAGATCCGTCCCAGCGCGGTCATCCCCACGATGCGCTCCACCGCCTCGGGCGGCAGCCCGGCGCCGGGCTCGGTCTCGGTGAGGCCGGGGGCGACCGTGTTGACCCGGATGCCGCGCGGCCCGAGCTCCTTGCAGAGCGCGCGGGTGAGGCCGATCAGGGCGGCCTTCGAGGCCGTGTAGTGGACACCGCGCACCCGCCCGCGCAGCGCGACGGACGATCCCACGTTGACCACCGAGGCGCCGTCCACGAGCAACGGCAGCATGGCCTGGGTGACCAGGTAGGCGGAGGTGACGTTGTGGTCGACGACCCGGTGCCACTCGGCTTCCGCCAGGTCGGCGAACCAGACCTGGCCGTCCACCCCGACGTTGTTGACCACCGCGTCGAGGCCGCCCAGCGTCTCCTTGACCTGGGCGCCCAGGCTCGCCGCGCCCTCGGAGGTGGTGACGTCGGCCTGCACCAGGTGGTGGCCCTCGCCCAGCGCCTTCAGCTCCCGGGCCAGTGACTGCGCATCCTCACCGGCGTTGCGCGAGCACACCGCCAGCTGCGCCCCGGCTCGGGCGAGGGCGAGCGCGGTGGCCCGCCCGATGCCGCGGGTGCCACCCGTGACGAGGACGCGCTTTCCGGCCAGTCCGTGATCCATCTGCTTCTCCTGCGGTCTCTGCGGGCAGTTGGCGGCAGCGTCCCGCGAGGGTCTCGGGTCTGCCTGGACGCGAGCTGGAACCGGGGCGGACGGGGGCGGGGCCGGCGGCGGGCGGACCACCGCCCCGGCCACGGCGCCGGTCGGCTGCTCGAGTCTGCCGCGACCGGACCCGTAGGCCGGTGGGAGAGCTTTTGGCTCAGCTGTTCCACCGCCGCGCGTCATCCGCATGGCCGCGAGCCCAGGTGGGGCGAACCGTCAGTCTCCAGGAGGGTGGGGCGATCCATGCGGATCCTGTTCACGACGTGGGCGTGGCCTTCGCACCTGTACGCGCTGGTGCCGCTGGCCTGGGCCTGCCGGGCAGCCGGGCACGAGGTGCTGGTCGCCAGTCAGCCCGAGGCCTTCGACGAGATCGTGCGCACCGGTCTGCCGGCTGCCGCCGTCGGGCGTGACGTCGACGCCGCCGGCCTGGTCCGCGGCTACCTGCTGCCGTCCACCGCCGTCCCCGCGCCGGTGCTCCCGGCGCAGCCCGAGGGCAAGGGTCCGCGGGCCATGCGGATGTTCTACGAGCACGCCGACTCCATGGTGGACGGTCTGGTGGCGCTGGCCCGCGACTGGCGGGCGGACCTGGTCGTCTACGAGCCGACCGCGCTGGCCGGCCCGATCGCCGCGGCCGCCGTCGGCGTCCCGGCGGTGCGCCACCTGTACGGCACCGACCTGCTGGTGCGGGCCAAGGGGATGCTCCCCGAGGTGCTCGCCCCGCTGGCGCAGCGCAACGGGGTCGGTGCGTTCGACCCGTTCGGGGATGTCACCGTGGACCCGTGCCCGCACGGCTTCCAACTGCCGGTGGACTACCGGCGGTTGCCGGTGCGCTACGTGCCCTTCAACGGGCCGGGGGCGGCCCCGTCGCCCGCGCTCGCGCCGCCGGCGCCGGGCCGCCGTCGGGTGGTGGTGACCTGGGGCCACACGCTGGCCAAGCTCTCCGCCGCGCACTTCTTCGCTCCGCAGGTCGCGGCGGCCGTGCGCGGCGAGGACGTCGAGGTGGTGCTCGCGATCTCGGCCGCGCAACGGCCGCTGCTCGGCGAACTTCCAAGCGACGTCACCGTGGTGACGGACACTCCGTTGAACCTGCTGCTGGCCGATGCGGACCTGGTGGTCTCGCACGGTGGCGCCGGAACCGTGCTGACCGCCCTGCACGCCGGGCTGCCGTTGCTGCTCGTCCCCCAACTGCCGGACCACGCGGGGCACTCGGCCAGGGTGCTGGCCGCCGGTGCGGGCGAGGTGCTCAGCCGCGACGAGGCCACCGCGGCGCAACTGCACGAGGACGTCCGGCGGTTGCTGGAGTCCGACGCGCAGCGCCGGGCGGCGCGGCTGCTGCGCGAGCGGATGCTGGAACAGCCCACCCCCGCCGACCTGGTGGCGGAACTCGAGGCACTGGCCGAGCGCCGCCCGGTGGCCGCGCGCTGATCCGACGCGAGTGAAACACGCCCTAGTGCCGCCTGTGGCGCGGGCCGATGCGACGAAGGAGAGATTCCCGTGGAGATCGGAGTGGGCCTGCCCACCACAGTCCCCGACAAGTCCGGGCCCGAGCTGGCGCAGTGGGCCCGCCGGGCCGAGGAACACGGCTTCGCCAGCCTCGGCGTGCTGGACCGGCTGGTGTACGACAACTTCGAGTCGCTGGTGTCACTCGCGGCCGCGGCCGCGGTGACCGAGCGGATCCGGCTCGCCAGCACCATCCTGATCGCCGGCTACCGGGGCGGGGCGGCGCTGCTGGCCAAGCAGGCCGCCACCGTGGACGCGATCTCCGGTGGCCGCCTGGTGCTCGGCGTCGCCGCCGGCGGCCGGGAGGACGACTACGCCGCGACCGGCGCCGACTACCCGGGCCGCGGCCCGGGGCTGGACCGGTTGCTCGGCGAGCTCCAGGAGATCTGGGCCGGCGCCGGCCCGAACGGCGGCATCGGCCCGCGGCCCGCGGGCCCGGACGGGATCCCGTTGCTGGTCGGCGGCCACTCCGCACGCGGAATGCGACGGGCGGCGGCGTTCGGCACGGGCTGGATCGCCGGCGGAAACTCCGTCACGGCCTACGCGGAGCTGGTGCGGCGGGCGCAGGCGGCCTGGACGGCGGCGGGCCGCACCGAGCGACCCCGGATGGTGTCGCTGGTGTACGCCTGCCTGGGGCCGGATGCCGGTCGGGTGGCCGGTGGCTATCTGCGCGAGTACTACTCCTTCGTCGGCCCCAAGGCCGAGCGGACGGCCTCGGGCGTGCTCGTCGACGCCGGTCAGCTCAAGGAGACGGCGCAGGCGTACGCCGAGGCCGGCTGCGACGAGCTGATCCTGCTGCCCTGCACGGCCGACCTCAAGCAGGTCGAACTGCTGGCCGCCGCGGCGCTCTGAGCGCCGCCGACCGGCACCGAACGGCCCGGCTCCCGCATCGCGCGGGGCCGGGCCGTTTCGCGTCAGCAGGTCAGGCCACCGGCGCGGCACCGGTCGGCTGGTGCTCGGCGAGGGCGCCCTGGCCGGGCGGCGCCACCTCCAGCCGGTCCTGCTCGACGCGCGTGTCCGGGTGGAGCAGCCACAGCACCGGGCCGGTCATGAAGGTGGTGACCACCGCCATCAGGACCATGAGGGAGTACAACGGCCGGTCCAGCATGCCAAGTTGGAGTCCGACCGAGAGGATCACCAGCTCGGTGAGACCACGCGCGTTCATCAGCACGGCCAGCACGCCCGCCTGGCGGAGCGGCAGCCGCCGCGCCCGCGCTCCCACGAACGCTCCCAGGCCCTTGCCGACGACGGCGGTGAGCAGGATCAGCGCCAGTTCCCACCACCCCCGGGAGCCGAGGTGCGACAGGTCGACGTTCAGGCCCGCCGTGACGAAGAAGATCGGCAGCAGGAAGACCACGCCGAGGCTGCGCAGACCGTCGGCGATCCCGTGCGCCGGGTCGGGGACCGAGCGCGTGTCGCCGCGCGGCAGGGCGGCGCCGAACACGAACGCGCCGAAGATGTAGTGCAGGCCCATCCATTCGGTGGCCCAGCAGGAGAGCATCAGGCCGCCCAGTACCGCCGCCACGGCCCCCGGTGACGGCGTGCCGCGCCCGTCGCGGGTCCTGACCCCCTCCGCCGTCAGGACGCGGCGCAGCACCGGCCGCACCACGCCGAGCAGCAGCGCCAGGTAGGCCGGCACCAGCAGCAGCCGCCACTGGGCCGGTCCGCCCGAGACCACCACCACGAGCGCGAGCAGCAGCCAGGCGAGCACGTCGGAGGCGGCCGCGCTGGCCAACGCGAGCCCGCCGGTTGGGGTCTGCATCATCTGCCGGTCGGCCAGGATCCGGGCCAGCACCGGGAACGCCGTGACCGCCATGGCGGTGCCCAGGAAGAGGATGAAGCCGAGGTGGCTGTGGACCGCGTGGTACGGCAGCAGCCGCACCGCCAGCAGCGCCCCCAGGGCGAACGGCAGGGCGGTCGAGCACAGCGCCACGCTCGCCGCGGTCCGCCCCTGGCTGCGCAGCAGGGCGTGTTCCAGCTCGAAACCGGTGAGGAACATGAAGAGTGCCAGGCCCAGCCCGGCCAGCGCGCCCAGGTAGGGCAGCACGAGGGGCGGCAGCAGGTGGTGGGCGAGGGCACCGTGGAAGAAGGTCGGGCCGATCAGGATCCCGCTGAGGATCTCGCCCAGCACGGCGGGTTGGCCGATCCGCCGGGCGGCCGCCCCGAGCAGGCGGGCCAGGGCGAGGACGACGGCCAGGGCGAGGAAGAGGGCTTGTGCCTGGGTACTGCTCATCTGGACTCCGGTCTGCGTGCGGACGGTGCTGGCGGGTGGCCGCCGGCGGTGGTGGGACACGGCGAGGGGCGGCCCGCTCCGGTGGACGGAGCGGGCCGCCCCTGGCGGTCCTGCGATGCGGGTCGAACGCTGTGTGCCGGGCGATCTGTCAGCCGGCCGCGGCGGCCACCGCGGCGACCGGGTCGAGGCCGGCGGCCCGTGCGATCGCCTCGGCGAGATCCACCGCGGGAGCCGCGTCGGGACCGGTGGCGCGCCAGGCGACGAAGGCGTCCGGCCGTACCAGCACCGCGCCGCCCGGGGTGACCCCGTACGCCTCGGCCCAGTCGCGCTCCTTGGGGCGCAACTCGGCGTCCTGGCCGATCCGGTGGACCCGCAGCGGCACGCCGAGCTCGGCCGCCGCCTGCTCGGCCGCGCTCGCCCAGCTGCCGCCCGCCTCGTCGGTGAGCAGCACGAAGGAGTCCCAGAACAGGTCGATGGTCGAGATGACCTCGCCGTCCCGCTCCAGCCAGACGTGCGGGGCCCGGGTGCCCGGCTCGCCGCGCAGCTCCAACTGGGGTGAGAGCACCGGCCCGTGGGAGGTGCTGGTGATCGACGAGGAGGAGTAGCGGTAGCCGAGGGTGATGATGATGTCGTCCACCATCTCGGCCCGGTCCTGCTCGGTGGCGTGCCCGTGCCGGATCCGGTTGCGGACCATCGCCTGCGCGGCCATCGCGCTGCCCACCGCCCGGCGCTCCGCGTCGTAGGTGTTCAGCAGCTCGTCGCCGGCCCAGCCGTGCAGCACGGCGGCCAGCTTCCAGGCCAGGTTGTGCGCGTCGTGGATGCCGGTGTTGGCGCCGAACCCGCCGGCCGGCGGGTGCAGGTGGGCCGCGTCGCCGGCCAGGAAGACCCGCTCGGTGCGGAACCGCTCGGCCACCAGCTGCGCGCCCTGCCACGGGACCTTGTCGACGATCTCGACGCCCAGGTCGGGGGTGCCGGCCGCGGTCCGGACGATCTCCACACACCGCTCGTCGGTGAAGTCCTCGGGCTTCTCGCCGAGTTCGGGGTGGTAGAGCGGAGCCGCCAGGTACGGGTCGCAGCCGTGCAGCCGGGACAGGCCCATCAGGGTGTTGTTGACATTGGCGTAGCAGAGGATGAACTTGCGGCCCTTGAGGACGACTTCGAGCTCGGGGGCCTTGAAGTAGATGCTCAGCGCGTTGAAGACGGTGCCGCGGCCGACCCGTTCCACGCCCAGCTGCCGGCGCACCGCGCTGTTGGCACCGTCCGCACCCACCAGGTAGTCGGCGCGCACGGTGAAGCGCTTGCCGGTGGCGTTCTCCTCGACGAGCGCGGTGACACCGTCCTCGTCCTGGCTGAACTCCACCAGGCGGGTGCCGAACCGGACGTCCGAGCCGAACTCCCTGGCCTTCTCGACCAGGACCTTCTCGTAGCGGTCCTGGCCGCAGCCCATCACCCGCTCGGGGCTGACGGTGGGCCCGTCCAGTGACGGGGCTTCCAGTACCACCGCGTCGTCGATCTCGGCGAAGGTGTTGACCTGGATGATCCCACCCTCGAAGTACGGGTGGGAGTCGCCCATTTCGAGCCTGCGGATGTCGGCGTGGATGCCGGCGGCGCGGAACAGCTCCAGGGTGCGTGCCTGGAGGCCCGGCGCCCGCGGCAGCAGTGAGGTGCCGTCGCGCTTCTCGAGCACCATCGTGCGGATCCCGTGGCGCCCGCTGAAGAGGGCGGTGGAGAGGCCGACCGGCCCCGCTCCCACGATCAACACAGGGATGTTCACGTCATACATGCGTGTCCCCTCATGAACTGATGAACAGTTGCCTCGTGCCCGGGCGGGCGAGGACCGGCTGAACGGCTGAACCGTTCCGGTGCGCGGGTGAGGCGGGTCGATCCGCGGCACGGAGAACAGAGGTACCGACGGCGGCTCGAGGATTCCTGGCATCCGGGTCGCGTCCCCGGTGCTGTCCGCGGCCTCCAGGCAGGTTCGAGGTTGGCTCCACATCCGGCTGACAGCGTCTTGGCCGACCGGTGCGGCGCCTGGCAGGCAGGCGTCCAGGAAGGAGTCCTTACCATGACGACCAAGGCCCCGGACGTCGGCACCGCCGCAGGAATCCTGCGGCTGGGCAACGCGTTCTGCGACGCGAAGGCCCTGCTGACCGCGGTGGAGCTGGACCTGTTCACCCACCTGCACAAGGCTCCGGGCGGCGCGGCCACCGTCGAGGAGATCAAGGAACTGCTGTCGCTGCACGGGCGAGGGCTGCGCGACTTCCTCGACCTGCTGACGGCCCTGAAGGTGCTGGAGCGCCAGGACGGGCGCTACCGCAACGCGCCGGGCACGGACAAGCACCTGGTGCGCGGGGGAGCGGCCTTCGTCGGCGGCTTCCTGCTGCGCTCCAGCCGCAACCTCTACCCCGCCTGGGGCCGGCTCGGCGAGGCGCTGCGCACGGGCGAGCAGCAGTCCGGCAGCCACTACGACGAGGTGACCCAGAACCCGGAGATCCTGCGCCAGTTCATCGGGAGCATGGACGCCTTCACCAACGTCCTGGGCACCCAGCTGATCGAGGCCTACGACTGGTCGGGCCACGGCTCGGTGCTGGACGTGGGCGGCGCCCGCGGCAACCTGGCCTCGCAGATCGTCCGGGCCCAGCCGCACCTGGCCGGGCACGTCTTCGACCTGCCCGAGATGGAGCCCTTCGCCAAGGAGCTGGTGGCCGAGCTCGCACTCACCGACCGCCTGGAGTTCCACGGCGGCAGCTTCTTCACCGACCCGCTGCCGTCGGCGGACGTGGTGATCCTCGGGCACGTGCTGCACGACTGGGACCCGAAGCAGCGCGAGGCCCTGGTGCACAAGGCGTTCGACGCGGTGAACCCGGGCGGGACCCTGCTGGTCTACGACCGGATGCTCGACGACGAGCCGGAGCACGCGGAGAACCTGGTGATCAGCCTCGACATGCTGTTGGTCACCGACGGCGGCTCGGAGTACCCGGCCGCCGAGATCGTCGGCTACGCGCAGCACGCCGGCTTCGTCCGTACCGAGGTCACCCCGCTGGGTGACTACGACACGCTGGTCACCTGCTACAAGGCCGGCTGACCCCGCTCGAACAGTGCGCCCCCCGGTCCACGGACCGGGGGGCGCACTGTCGTTGGGCGCGCGCGAAGCGTCGCCGTCAGCGGCTCGAGTCCGGCTGGGGCGGCGGTGGGCACGCGGCGGAGCCGATCGCCGTGCACGTGCAGATGGCTTGAACCGGTCAACTGGAACTGGGGTGTTGACGTGCAGGGCGCGGTATTCGCCTTCCCTCGGGAGCCCTCGTGAATCCGCAGGTCATGGACATGCGGAGCGGAATCCTTCGGTCGTGCCCGGACCGATCGTCCCAGCGGGCGCGGCTGGATCGACCGACAGAACTCCAACCGGATTCGAGTGTTCCTCGAGTTGGGACCGACACTATTCGGCCAGCTCGACGAATCGACCAGCAGTAGCCACCAGAGCAGGGCGGGCGGGGGACACCGTTCGGCCCGAAGGGGTGCAGGATGAGAAAACCTTCGCGGATACGCGCTATCGCGGGGATGCTCGCGACCATCGGCCTGGTGCTCGCGGCGGCGGGTCCCGCCTCGGCGGGTGCCACTGTGGCCGGTACCACTGTGGCGGGTGCCGCCACGGCGGGAGCCACTGTGGCCGGTACCACCGCGGCGGGTACCACTGTGGCGGGGGCCACCGGTGCCACCGGGGCCGACAGTGCCACGGCCGAAGCAGGCTTCTGGACCATCGGCACCACGTACTACGTCGACTGTTCCGCGGGCAACGACGCGGCGGCCGGCACCAGCACCGGCACCGCCTGGCGCACGCTGGCCCGGGTCAACTCCGTGGTGCTCCAACCGGGCGACGCCGTGCGCCTGCGCGGTGGGACGACCTGCGCCGGCACGCTGGCCCCGCAGGGTTCGGGCAACGCGATCTGGCCGGTGACGCTCAACTCCTACGGCAGCGGCCAGGCCCACATCGACGGGCAGGGCGCCACCGCCGCGATCTTCCTGCACAACGTCCAGGGCTACGCCCTGAGCAACCTGGAGGTCAGCAACACCGGCCCGGCGCCCACCACCGGTCAGCAGCGGGTGGGCGTCTACGTCCTGCTGACGGACTACGGCACGGGCAGCTACTACCAGCTGAGCGGCCTGAACGTGCACGACGTCAACGGCAGCGACTCGCGCTACCCCAACCCCACCGGCGGGATCGTCTTCGAGGCGGGCGGCAGCACCACGCCCACCGGCTTCGACAACATCAGGATCCTCGACAACACGGTGACGCACGTCGACCGGACCGGCATCGCGCTGGTCTCCTCCTGGCAGCGCCGGGCCCTCAACCCGACCGGCCCCGGCACCATGTTCGTCCCGTTGACCCGGGTGCTCATCTGCTCGAACACGGTGACGAACATCGGCGGCGACGGGATCCTGGTCTTCAACGGGGCCAGCCCGGTGGTGCAGTACAACGTCATCAACGGCTTCAACGAACGCTCCAGCGACTACAACGTGGGTGCCTACCCGTGGAACTCCGACAACGCGGTGTTCCAGTACAACGACGTCTCACACGGAGTCAGTCCCGCGATGGCGTTCGACTTCGAGGGCGGCAACTCGGGTGCCGTCTACCAGTACAACTTCTCCCATGACAACGGCGGCGGAGCCCTGTTCAGCTGCCCCTCGCAGGGCACCGCGTCCACCGGCAGCATCTTCCGCTACAACATCAGCCAGAACGACGTGGGCAGCGGCGGCCTGGGTGTGATCACGATGCCGTGCGGCGACGAGCCGAACTCGCAGATCTACAACAACACCTTCTACGACCCGACCAGCCCGAACATGGTGCTCACCACGGGCGCCTCGACCTTCGCCTTCACCAACAACATCTTCGTCGGCCAGCCCAGCGGCTCGGTGTTCAACGATCCGGTCAGCACCTACTCGTACAACGTCTTCCAGAACATCAGCGGCGCCACCTCGTTCGGTGCCCACGCGACGCAGGGCACGGCGATGTTCGTCGCCCCCGGCACGGCGACCTCGCTCAACACCGCCACCGGCTACCAGCTGGCCACGGGCTCACCGGCGCTCGCCACCGGGGCCGTGGTGGCCGGCAACGCCACGACCGACTACTTCGGTGACCCGATTCCGGTGTTCAGCCCCAACATCGGCGCCTACCAGGGTGCCGCGGCCGGGTCCTGACCGAACCGGTCCACACCCGCGGCGGACGTCGCCGCGAGCCCCGGTGCGGGACTCGCGGCGACGTCCGCCGCCGTGCGGGGCGGGTCCGTCAGTAGCGGCCGGCGACGGTTGCGGCCAGGTAGGCCGCGAAGTCCGGCTCCGGGGTGGAGAGCACGTGCCGCACCCAGGCGTCCCGCTCGTGGCCGATGGCGACCAGTTCCCAGACGCACGCCGTCGCGTCGCCCGGGGCCGGCGCCAGCGCCGTCAGGTCGTCCCAGCCGGCCAGCCAGGTCCTGGTGTGCAGGATCAGCCGGTTGGGGCTCCACCACCCCACCACGACGTAACAGCCGTCCTCGTCCTCGTGCACCACACTGAACCCGTACCCGGCCGCCGGCGTGGCCGGCAGTGACCGGCGCACGGCCAGCCGGGCGAAGTCCAGCACCTCGGGCGCCGGGGTGTCGCGCAGCGCCGACACCCCGTACCGCTTCACCGTCCAGCCCTGGACCGACTCCGTCGCCAGCGCCGTGATCGAGCGCAAGGCGTACTCCACCGGGCGTTGCCCCACCTGCGTGTCCGTGGTCATACCGGTGATGGTGGCACGGCACCCCGGTGCTGCCAACCTCCCTTCGAGGGCTTCTCGAGTGCCGCCGCCGACGATCGGCCCGTCAGGCCAGCACACCACCGCGGAGGAGGGCCCCGTGCAGAAGTTCACCATCGGCGACTCGAAGCTGGAGAGCGAGTACGGCATCGGCATCGGCCGATGGGACCGCTACCCAGGCACCGGGAACCTGCCGTTCGACGCGATGTGGTGCCAGGTGCCGGCCGACTCGCAGAGCACGCCGGACTCGCACCCCGAGGTGGAACTGGCGATCGTGCTGGGCGGGGAGGCCACCTTCACGGTGGACGGCGTGGACACCGCGGCACCGGTGGGCACGGCGATGCTGCTGAGTCCGGGCGAGCGCCACGTGATCACCGCGAACGGCGGGCCGGTCAGCATCCTCAGCATCTACTGGCTGCCCGGGACCGGGCGGGTGTCCGATGACGCCTGAGCAGAGCGGGCCCGCCACGATCGTGCTGTCGCCGCCGCCCACGCCGAACGGGCC
It includes:
- a CDS encoding antibiotic biosynthesis monooxygenase family protein; this translates as MAEQGQPVRVILRMDIAPGREAEFEQVWLEIGRLIAGRAANRGQMLVRATEEAGHPVEGGPVYYVLTDWADEASFREFELSAEHVEHRRRLAPLRTGGSMTVARVVHELGAPEPARG
- a CDS encoding SDR family NAD(P)-dependent oxidoreductase; protein product: MDHGLAGKRVLVTGGTRGIGRATALALARAGAQLAVCSRNAGEDAQSLARELKALGEGHHLVQADVTTSEGAASLGAQVKETLGGLDAVVNNVGVDGQVWFADLAEAEWHRVVDHNVTSAYLVTQAMLPLLVDGASVVNVGSSVALRGRVRGVHYTASKAALIGLTRALCKELGPRGIRVNTVAPGLTETEPGAGLPPEAVERIVGMTALGRICQPQDVAGAILFLVGDTSSYISGVTLNVDGGV
- a CDS encoding nucleotide disphospho-sugar-binding domain-containing protein, giving the protein MRILFTTWAWPSHLYALVPLAWACRAAGHEVLVASQPEAFDEIVRTGLPAAAVGRDVDAAGLVRGYLLPSTAVPAPVLPAQPEGKGPRAMRMFYEHADSMVDGLVALARDWRADLVVYEPTALAGPIAAAAVGVPAVRHLYGTDLLVRAKGMLPEVLAPLAQRNGVGAFDPFGDVTVDPCPHGFQLPVDYRRLPVRYVPFNGPGAAPSPALAPPAPGRRRVVVTWGHTLAKLSAAHFFAPQVAAAVRGEDVEVVLAISAAQRPLLGELPSDVTVVTDTPLNLLLADADLVVSHGGAGTVLTALHAGLPLLLVPQLPDHAGHSARVLAAGAGEVLSRDEATAAQLHEDVRRLLESDAQRRAARLLRERMLEQPTPADLVAELEALAERRPVAAR
- a CDS encoding LLM class flavin-dependent oxidoreductase, with protein sequence MEIGVGLPTTVPDKSGPELAQWARRAEEHGFASLGVLDRLVYDNFESLVSLAAAAAVTERIRLASTILIAGYRGGAALLAKQAATVDAISGGRLVLGVAAGGREDDYAATGADYPGRGPGLDRLLGELQEIWAGAGPNGGIGPRPAGPDGIPLLVGGHSARGMRRAAAFGTGWIAGGNSVTAYAELVRRAQAAWTAAGRTERPRMVSLVYACLGPDAGRVAGGYLREYYSFVGPKAERTASGVLVDAGQLKETAQAYAEAGCDELILLPCTADLKQVELLAAAAL
- a CDS encoding cation:proton antiporter — encoded protein: MSSTQAQALFLALAVVLALARLLGAAARRIGQPAVLGEILSGILIGPTFFHGALAHHLLPPLVLPYLGALAGLGLALFMFLTGFELEHALLRSQGRTAASVALCSTALPFALGALLAVRLLPYHAVHSHLGFILFLGTAMAVTAFPVLARILADRQMMQTPTGGLALASAAASDVLAWLLLALVVVVSGGPAQWRLLLVPAYLALLLGVVRPVLRRVLTAEGVRTRDGRGTPSPGAVAAVLGGLMLSCWATEWMGLHYIFGAFVFGAALPRGDTRSVPDPAHGIADGLRSLGVVFLLPIFFVTAGLNVDLSHLGSRGWWELALILLTAVVGKGLGAFVGARARRLPLRQAGVLAVLMNARGLTELVILSVGLQLGMLDRPLYSLMVLMAVVTTFMTGPVLWLLHPDTRVEQDRLEVAPPGQGALAEHQPTGAAPVA
- a CDS encoding FAD-dependent monooxygenase; the encoded protein is MYDVNIPVLIVGAGPVGLSTALFSGRHGIRTMVLEKRDGTSLLPRAPGLQARTLELFRAAGIHADIRRLEMGDSHPYFEGGIIQVNTFAEIDDAVVLEAPSLDGPTVSPERVMGCGQDRYEKVLVEKAREFGSDVRFGTRLVEFSQDEDGVTALVEENATGKRFTVRADYLVGADGANSAVRRQLGVERVGRGTVFNALSIYFKAPELEVVLKGRKFILCYANVNNTLMGLSRLHGCDPYLAAPLYHPELGEKPEDFTDERCVEIVRTAAGTPDLGVEIVDKVPWQGAQLVAERFRTERVFLAGDAAHLHPPAGGFGANTGIHDAHNLAWKLAAVLHGWAGDELLNTYDAERRAVGSAMAAQAMVRNRIRHGHATEQDRAEMVDDIIITLGYRYSSSSITSTSHGPVLSPQLELRGEPGTRAPHVWLERDGEVISTIDLFWDSFVLLTDEAGGSWASAAEQAAAELGVPLRVHRIGQDAELRPKERDWAEAYGVTPGGAVLVRPDAFVAWRATGPDAAPAVDLAEAIARAAGLDPVAAVAAAAG
- a CDS encoding methyltransferase, whose protein sequence is MTTKAPDVGTAAGILRLGNAFCDAKALLTAVELDLFTHLHKAPGGAATVEEIKELLSLHGRGLRDFLDLLTALKVLERQDGRYRNAPGTDKHLVRGGAAFVGGFLLRSSRNLYPAWGRLGEALRTGEQQSGSHYDEVTQNPEILRQFIGSMDAFTNVLGTQLIEAYDWSGHGSVLDVGGARGNLASQIVRAQPHLAGHVFDLPEMEPFAKELVAELALTDRLEFHGGSFFTDPLPSADVVILGHVLHDWDPKQREALVHKAFDAVNPGGTLLVYDRMLDDEPEHAENLVISLDMLLVTDGGSEYPAAEIVGYAQHAGFVRTEVTPLGDYDTLVTCYKAG
- a CDS encoding right-handed parallel beta-helix repeat-containing protein, which encodes MRKPSRIRAIAGMLATIGLVLAAAGPASAGATVAGTTVAGAATAGATVAGTTAAGTTVAGATGATGADSATAEAGFWTIGTTYYVDCSAGNDAAAGTSTGTAWRTLARVNSVVLQPGDAVRLRGGTTCAGTLAPQGSGNAIWPVTLNSYGSGQAHIDGQGATAAIFLHNVQGYALSNLEVSNTGPAPTTGQQRVGVYVLLTDYGTGSYYQLSGLNVHDVNGSDSRYPNPTGGIVFEAGGSTTPTGFDNIRILDNTVTHVDRTGIALVSSWQRRALNPTGPGTMFVPLTRVLICSNTVTNIGGDGILVFNGASPVVQYNVINGFNERSSDYNVGAYPWNSDNAVFQYNDVSHGVSPAMAFDFEGGNSGAVYQYNFSHDNGGGALFSCPSQGTASTGSIFRYNISQNDVGSGGLGVITMPCGDEPNSQIYNNTFYDPTSPNMVLTTGASTFAFTNNIFVGQPSGSVFNDPVSTYSYNVFQNISGATSFGAHATQGTAMFVAPGTATSLNTATGYQLATGSPALATGAVVAGNATTDYFGDPIPVFSPNIGAYQGAAAGS
- a CDS encoding cupin domain-containing protein, which codes for MQKFTIGDSKLESEYGIGIGRWDRYPGTGNLPFDAMWCQVPADSQSTPDSHPEVELAIVLGGEATFTVDGVDTAAPVGTAMLLSPGERHVITANGGPVSILSIYWLPGTGRVSDDA